The sequence below is a genomic window from Ostrinia nubilalis chromosome Z, ilOstNubi1.1, whole genome shotgun sequence.
tttatacCTTTAACGCAAATGGAAATTTCTAGAAACTAGTGAACAGTTGAAATCCTTGAAATGAAATACGCGCATAATAAGATTCTgctccagtttttaatttaaaacagttTTTCAGCTTAATTTGTGTTTCCATTTAactactaatttaatttacatagaAAAGGAAACCTTGTGGAACTTAAACGATATTGAGAAGTAAGATAATTCTGtctataattattgtattttctaAGAATTATTAGAGTAAACCATTTAAATATATAACTCGTATAGTAATAATCTTACTATACGGTCTCtacatacatagttttttttactaaaattgtttttgtaatttttggtTGTTTTAACCTATTAATATAGACCGCGTTTCTGATTTCAGAGCGTGTGTTTTTAAGCCTTAATGTGACAATCTGAAATCACTGGTACAGTCAGAGTCAAATAGTtgatgacacccaaagtagccaaaaagttgataacacaaccttattccaattttattgtaataaagacgtgatgcgaactttttggctactttaggtgtcaGTAATTatctgacgctgactgtacgtgtTACGTTGAACCCATCCAcgtaataaaaaggttttaatCTGCTGATTATTACTGACTGGTTATTAATATTGTAGCTAATATCATAAACATAAAGCGAGTCTAGCACTATGAATTTCAAAGTAGCGTGCTGGCGTATGATTAATATCAATTGACGTGTAATAACTGTCTTGTATAGCTTCAGTGTGTCTAATTGTCTGTGTCTATTCTTCGGTCAATTAATGCTCGAATTAACGTTTATGCACATGATTCGGTGTATGACAATCATAGCCCTGCttgaattaaaacatttttgatgTGGTAGTCACAGTTATTTTTTCGGAATAGAGCGACgaacgagctgtcaaacgaaaccgattttgaaTGACACTGGATGCCATTTGTGAGTCAGTggtcaggattatttcactgttttatACCAACATTCAATCACTGAACTAGTCACCTTGTATCGGAAGCACTATTTCTCATACACATCCACGATTTCGCtcacgtaaaatctgaaaatttCTGACAGGTTAAATTTTCAACGTGCCAATAAGTGCAAACGAACTGTCAATACAACTATTGCCAATACAACTCACGTCAAACAAAACcgttttttcaacaaaaaacgGTTTTGTTTGACGTGAGTTGTATTGGCGGAAGAACCGAGACGGCGTTTACATCAAGTGTGGCAAATCCACATAAAATAAGTTGCAAGCAGACCGCCAAGTGCAGTCGCTGACAAAAGATATGTAACTATGTACAGTTATATGTAACTATCTGTAGATTGGCTGTTCCATAACTGAGCTATTAATGTTCACTATTGTTTTTCGTTTGGACAGATTTTCAGTAAGATATGGTGTTGCAGAATAGTTTTGCATTATATTTACAAATCCCCAATGGTTTCTATAAcgactggttggtagcggcctgcatcaaacgccttcctgctacctttatgaggtagtCGGTCCACCGTGTGGGTGGAAGGACGtcttacgctgcgctttccggtacgtggcctccactccagaaccttattgccctatcggccgtcagttttgcgtactagGTGCCCTGCTCAgtaccacttcagcttgctaatccgtcgagctatgccatttatggatctcctcatttctgattcgatctcgtaggtaaagaaacaccaagcatagccctaaGCCCTGCTTACAAAGTGCTTTTATGTGACATCTTTATAAGGCTTTAGTTGGTGGGTATAATGATTTCTTCTTATGATACTCGTATCAAATATTACAGGTACTTGAGCATAATCTCAAAACTCTAACTAAAGTATCCTCGGTTGTTATTTTGCTATCGgatattgaatttaaaaatccaGAAAAACTAACTCCATTATAATTTCAACAACAAGTATATTTCTGAGAATTAATCAATATTAATTACTAACAACGGAATACGGATTGTTTTCTTGTTTTCTTCTACAAATTACATATTAGGATGTTTTGCTGTATTGTTGTTTACAGTATTACataaagtacctaattaatattGGCTCTAGCTAATTGAATCAGAAATAGATTTCCGGGATTGACTTGAAGGTTTTTTATTTGCTTACCTGTATTGGTTTTATTTACTTTCCTCTATTTTACTTACAGTTTGGAACGCCTCCATGATCTATGGTTAGATAAAGTCTCTCTCTATTCGCAGAGGTTATGGGGTTCTTCTTACGAGTATGTGTGCTTAAAAAGGTTTAAGGAAAATGGAATATGTATAGGAATACAGTCCCCAGTAAAAAGTTTAATAGATACGTTCTTTcacctttttataagctttgaaagattgttgaaaaataatataagatTTAAAATAGAAAAAGAACATAGAtctactatttttatttacgttACATAACTTTATCACGTTTTTTATACGTTCatgattttaaaaacaaatgaatgccGATTGCAATTAATATACTGTGATTTGAAACTCAAAATGAAGCATTTAGTCACATTAAAGTAACCTATGTTAGGTAAGTATACATTATTACACAGAAGAAAGCGTTATATAACTTTTTGAGCAAATTATTTATAATCTTGCTGACTGTACTTTCAAAAATCATAACTGACTCGTCTAAAAATCTATCACAAATCTCAATGAATTGTACCTAATTACCACTTTAGGTATCACTCTAGTCTAGAGCTTAAATTGAAATGTACGACTTGACAAACTAGTCGTACATCTGTTTCTCAACGCAGCAGCTTGTTTTGCATATCAATGCATAATTGATCGCTGCACTACATCAATCGCGGTTTCGTAACTTCTATTCTTGCTTAGTACGATCCAATCGATGTCTAGGCTGTCTTGGTCATTGTAACATTTAATTATCTGCAATTTGGCCGATTGCCTGATTTACCTGCTAGGTAGCTCAAGCTTTGGCGCCCGCCCAAACGATTACATTCACTGAACTGTCAAAGATAAGTTATTTTAGATATCCCGACATTGAAATGCTGAGCTGTGCCTGCCGAGTGGATGTGTCACAACGTGACATTGGTGGACATTGCTGCAGTGTCGTTTTACGTGTTCAAAAGTGTTTCTCGTTTGTTAAACTGTCATCTTATTTATGATGTGTCCTCTAAAAGTCTAACACTCTGTCATAAGTACATTTTTGATGGTAACAGCTTACGATCAATGATCTTTTCGACAGCTCTCCTCTAACGTGGGCACTCCAGATTAACGGTTTTTCTCTATCCACCCGCgtagattatttcattattaattcataaatcaagtttattaattaattgtagCGCCCAGATTTATTATTTAGGCGAAGTTAATAGGGGTCATTTATCAGCAATTAATCTGATATGCCTTATTACCCGGCGAGTCGGATTATAGGGCGTTATTCTTCGTCTTAACTGCTAATCATTTTGATAGGCATCAATTACGATGGCTTGCTAAAGGATTAGatgttatttatgatttaaagcGACTTCCTCGAGCACGCGTCTCTGAAAGACTCTCAGAAACTCGACCGCTGATGTAAAGATAACAACAAACTTTGGAATCTTATCCTCGGAGTAAATCAGTTGGGatttaaactaaatataaaatatttatatatctTTTGAGTTATTTGTGTCGAGGATAGTAATCagtactatttatttataacaatttagCTATATGAGTGTACCTAACTTAGAGCAGACCGACTATATTTCAAAACTTTATAGCGGCGTAAATTATTAAGATACtccttttgatttattttattataatctaATAAAGTAGAGTTGTATTCGTGTGTAAACGCACATCACTTACCAATGGATTATGCCAGTTACAATAAAATCAGTTTCACAGGAAAACTAAATTGGTCTATATCAATACTGATTCATGCTAGTCAATGTTTGAGTTAACTAATCAAAGTTAATATCGCTTTAGCTTGTTACTCTGAAATACCATCGCTTTGCATTTACTGGAAATGTTTATCGATTTAATTGATAAAGTAAATTGAGTTAATTTACAAGTCAATCCTATTTATTACTAGCGCAAGCTTATTGGGTAAATGAAACAATTGGTAAACTTAAAAGTTTATTGTCTTACATATAAGACAGATTAGATTAGGAATGCGGACGGCTTCCGAACAGGCAAAGTCACTGAGTGGCGAACCACTCATGCGGTGACCGACGCACTGCCATCACACCAAGGAAATCCTGTAACATGGACAGAGAGGTCACGCCGCGAACGGGCGGGGGAGGTCCGCGTAGCCAGGTCAAGCAGGGTGTTAGAGCGAAGCTAGATGGAGACGGTGTTAAATCCTAGTTTGGAATACTTCCTCGAGATGAGGGACTTGCTGTGGTAGCGATGGAACCGAGCGCCGGCTGAGATGTGGCGGAGGAGGGCGGAGTCTCTGTTGGAGGACCTCGAGCTGAAGCTTGAGGAGCTCTTTGAGAGGTAGGTGCGGAGGGCGCGCTCGCCCCACGTCTGCGCGCGGGGCTTCTCCACCGGCAGCCCCTTGTTCCGCCGGTCCAGGTAGTTGATCACGTCGTCGTAGTAGTTGTGCTGGTAGTCGTATAGGTACGTGTACTGGAGGAATTTTGGCCTGCAAATTATGCAATGGGTTACGATCTTCACCTGAGAACACTGGACACTGGCTACGTAAATCTGAATAAGATATTTTCAATCAAAATTTTGTTTGATAATTGCCGATTCCAGAATCACAAGTGTTATCATTATACTATGTTGTTGGTGCAATGACGATAAGAAAAGTTGTTGTTTACCTGATCCAATGTTTGAATATAAGTTTTCGCGGCTCGGTTCCCATGACAATGTTCTCAGGAGCGGGGGGCTCGGCCTCGGCCGCGGCCTCCGCCGCCGGCGCAGCCGCCTCGGGCGCCGCCTCCGGCTCGGGTTCCGCCGCCTTGGTCTCCTCCTCTATGTCCGCGTCATCCCACATCTCGATAGGGGGTTCTCTAGGATCAAAAACCAAACAAAATTCATTTAACGCAATCACTTAACACACACATGTCACAACACGACACCGTGGACCCACACACCTTACTAGGTTTGGAAAAACGTGTGGAGTGGATGATCGTTCGTCTACGACTGGTGCTGCCGTGCCCTGCTCGCGCACGCAGCCTCCCAAATTATCTCCCTTCGACCCCACCTGGCTGTCGCAAGCGCTTACTCTGTTTGTGGGATACGCTGCCAATGATTTTCTGTCAATACGCCGGCCGTGCATCGACGGATTCCTAACCGTTTTTAATTAGTGTGCCAAAATGCaaattcttttttcattttaaaagtcTGGACTCTATTACGGCCGACTAAAGTTTAATTTAATCTAAACGCGAGTTAAGTTAACGTGACGCCCCGTTTTATCTTAATCACTTAGTGTCATTCTATacaaggtttatttattttgcagtgGCGTTGATTTAGCATTCGTCGGAATGGCGTTCTGTTAAAACGCACATGATATTAGCCGGAATATTTTAGTTAGCTCATATGAACTGCACGCCGATTGGAATATTCACGAAATTCAAATTATGTTGCAAATGGCCGGTGTGTGTATGAATTCATTAAAACGTTCCGATGGCGATGTTAATAATATTGTGAATGCGGAGTGACTTGAAAAGCCGCatgaaaatgataaattaattttgtgaaGCACCGCAGAACGCTCGCGTGGACACACGCCAACTTGTAAACatgaattattttaactgtTAATTCTCTAATGCCTTTGTTTACGACAAAGACGATTTACGCACGGCACGCGTGGCTCTGAAAAGTGGTGGCGAGTTCAAagtaaaagataattatttttaattcataaattgataattaaattacacataaaagcaaacgGCGACTAAAACATTTCATAttacttactagcggccgcccgcgacttcgtacgcgtggatcccgttttacccccttcatctatcttacgcggtttagattttttcataaaaatgttttttcccgctaattcccgttcccgtgggaattttgcaatatcctgttgaaactaagctttaagtttactaagatacctgcatgccaaatttcaagcgtctaacttgagtggtttagattttttcatacaaatgttttttcccgctcactccctttcccgtgagaattttgcaatatcctgttgtaactaagctttaaatttactaaggtacctgcatgccaaatttcaagcgtctaacttaagcggtttagattttttcatacaaatgttttttcccgctcactcccgttcccgtgagaattttgcaatatcctgttgcaactaagctttaattttactaaggtacctgcatgccaaattgaaagcgtctaacttaagcggtttagatttttcatacaaaaggattttcccgcttattcccgttcccgtgggaattcctaagtatcctataacctgcccaggagtacgaagaataattgtaccaaatttcgttaaaatccgtctagtagtttttgtttctataaggaacatacagacagacagacagacagacagacagacagacagacagacaaaaattttactgattgcatttttggcatcagtatcgatcactaatcaccccctgatagttattttgaaaatatatttcatgtacaga
It includes:
- the LOC135086592 gene encoding flightin, with the protein product MHGRRIDRKSLAAYPTNRVSACDSQVGSKGDNLGGCVREQGTAAPVVDERSSTPHVFPNLVREPPIEMWDDADIEEETKAAEPEPEAAPEAAAPAAEAAAEAEPPAPENIVMGTEPRKLIFKHWIRPKFLQYTYLYDYQHNYYDDVINYLDRRNKGLPVEKPRAQTWGERALRTYLSKSSSSFSSRSSNRDSALLRHISAGARFHRYHSKSLISRKYSKLGFNTVSI